The Aspergillus chevalieri M1 DNA, chromosome 5, nearly complete sequence genome includes a region encoding these proteins:
- a CDS encoding uncharacterized protein (COG:S;~EggNog:ENOG410Q1D8;~SECRETED:SignalP(1-15)) — protein sequence MKFLAALSLFSLASAFPLEKRQSDDAPFTLNLRWSNSPLSGPINANGNQFWHGKDTATFCPENIPGCKTVNTTSFVGRNGQLFLNTGVPGGQQVYVSPTGLLTYTVPHSANIPEGSLTDLEVFSTNNFINPFLTFHLCSVDPEDTQWHIVLEYTNATTGSIINSGYTENNACTRISLEAVPYQGDTAWEYS from the exons ATGAAGTTCCTCGCTGCTTtgtccctcttctccctggCTTCGGCCTTTCCCCTGGAGAAGCGCCAATCCGATGATGCGCCGTTCACTCTGAACCTCCGCTGGTCCAATAGCCCTCTTAGCGGTCCCATCAATGCCAACGGTAATCAATTCTGGCATGGCAAGGATACCGCAACTTTCTGCCCCGAGAACATCCCCGGCTGCAAGACAGTCAACACGACCTCATTTGTCGGACGTAATGGCCAGCTGTTCCTCAACACCGGAGTCCCCGGTGGCCAGCAGG TCTACGTCTCCCCCACTGGCCTGCTCACCTACACCGTTCCGCATAGCGCAAACATCCCCGAGGGTTCACTGACGGATCTCGAAGTGTTCTCCACAAACAACTTTATCAACCCGTTCTTGACCTTCCACCTCTGCAGTGTGGACCCAGAGGACACCCAGTGGCATATCGTTCTGGAGTACACTAATGCCACGACTGGATCGATCATCAACAGTGGCTACACGGAGAACAATGCTTGCACGCGGATCTCTCTCGAAGCTGTTCCCTACCAGGGTGACACTGCTTGGGAGTACTCATAG
- a CDS encoding DUF3433 domain-containing protein (COG:S;~EggNog:ENOG410PIN4;~InterPro:IPR021840;~PFAM:PF11915;~TransMembrane:9 (o44-67i88-107o127-147i154-173o523-553i648-676o691-711i760-783o1111-1130i)), which yields MSGGLVKKLLDPLQWSSHSPRGPCTRRHGYHRSQGWRPISLRPLYLLFVAILMFFMFLAIEILRRYSEWNGGLIYFKDTASVSHIQSFAYNYVPIIIALVLVTFWSFVEFDVLRLEPYFQLSRPEGAPATVLFINYNFGQSVITPITSARRGHWVVLCVSLFTMLMRMSLPALHSTLFELREVTLLSDETMHGWPNLVDLHTQATWMASQATNNFDSVVSSNDDLQRSRSTKYAVAPVEIPGVDQRESTVWTMNQTIYWAEPICQDVVVNEKVSVVVDGSQEDPTVSWNVTGVPLVKDGATIHDCKLDFNYSSVLFAMTDKLQVRYWEPVSANTSLSSNVATKKAFTARGCDPFDLYGVLLGVNASSDAVSAPTQYRSSASIFACDIKYNKAEAEVSMHANSSITGITIHNGTTRELTPQQFNVPDFQDLLSERAPYTSDLLYIRINQTSGDTTVTELPVISQQLGDMEPVLILDTSSVMSPEEFESKVVRGVKQTFVLTMGRLFNPDEKPTIIHATRLSNQVAIATVGFAAFWSEVVLAAGTVISLLLVYIYHRRPNIMQSDPGPISAMCSMVADVFSPSNILTDSRYDLHQFSTRQLRRILRNSRIHWQDGPTGKRLEIRPSDDDASLVENLGENLQARVDPMPHFLLIPVFILEFLLLTAVIASMALIIGLLARNGKFRHLTQSDSSFLQVVLSVLPSIVASAVGSLCTSIHRNLSILEPWVHLQRGMAAARTSLSMNYSAQNPWAVLYKAARDRHLLLGLVSVACVVNTVLTVVAGGLFTQKLATSYLPTDQLLTNYSETTFWRTDFAADFTEYDLIQSSITSGVPMVAWTSTNHSFVPIKIENPDPNAVYSAHTLGVGADLDCQKLEIAENLVDNHEEGRVYWEYNPFDSPERRCKVDMTSLKNTTSGISLSIHFLSPVAVDETDLCQTSTVVVLGRWNYEPGAPVTDHNTVALHCEPRMEMEEYSIFFDQKGQIEEYHPINSTAITSGEMYDNATASVGQFNKVFAAIPQSYAGNSSTGNGSYIASYDWAGFLVARLYQQQEVNMTRLNAADLIEVSRTVYQWVYSTYFSIWREIYLQPLQDPYPAKNSTVIYSMWAMDPSVPSLAIALMIIAFDTLVVLVVFGTRRGRFKGPRIPRSIGAVIPWLAHSRMLNDFPGTYTWTNTDRRAHLERLDKRYAFRTFLSPDGRWRFAVDEEQDVPLPPPQPPEGGWDPSKAGGIQLRELGREPPGREPPSPGTPTPNGHGHI from the exons ATGTCCGGGGGTTTGGTGAAGAAGCTGTTGGATCCGCTGCAATGGTCCA GTCATTCCCCCCGCGGACCATGCACGCGCCGTCATGGCTATCACCGTTCGCAAGGATGGCGTCCGATTTCCCTCCGTCCGTTATACCTCCTCTTCGTCGCCATTTTgatgttcttcatgttcctGGCTATCGAGATCCTGCGCCGATATAGCGAGTGGAACGGGGGTTTGATCTACTTCAAGGataccgccagcgtgtcgcATATCCAGTCATTCGCATACAACTACGTTCCGATAATCATTGCCCTAGTGCTCGTCACCTTTTGGAGCTTCGTCGAATTCGATGTCCTGCGTCTCGAACCGTATTTCCAACTCTCCCGTCCCGAAGGTGCCCCGGCCACCGTCCTGTTCATCAACTACAACTTTGGTCAATCGGTCATCACTCCCATCACGTCCGCGCGGAGAGGTCATTGGGTGGTTTTGTGTGTGTCTCTCTTCACGATGCTGATGCGCATGTCACTCCCGGCACTACACAGTACTCTGTTCGAGTTGCGCGAGGTCACCCTCCTGTCCGATGAAACCATGCACGGCTGGCCCAACTTGGTCGATTTACACACTCAGGCTACTTGGATGGCTTCCCAGGCAACCAACAACTTTGACTCGGTTgtctcttccaacgatgacTTGCAACGCTCACGATCCACCAAGTATGCCGTCGCCCCGGTCGAGATCCCAGGAGTGGATCAGCGAGAGAGCACTGTGTGGACAATGAATCAAACTATCTACTGGGCCGAGCCGATTTGTCAGGATGTCGTCGTGAATGAGAAAGTTTCCGTGGTCGTCGATGGCTCGCAGGAAGATCCTACAGTCTCTTGGAATGTGACAGGAGTCCCGTTGGTGAAGGACGGTGCAACGATACACGACTGCAAGCTGGACTTCAACTATAGCAGCGTTCTTTTCGCCATGACGGACAAGTTACAAGTCCGATATTGGGAACCGGTGTCAGCTAATACGAGTCTCTCTTCGAACGTGGCTACCAAGAAGGCATTTACGGCCAGAGGCTGCGACCCTTTCGATCTCTACGGCGTCCTTCTTGGCGTCAATGCCTCGTCTGATGCCGTGTCCGCTCCGACCCAATATAGGTCATCTGCCAGCATCTTTGCCTGCGACATCAAATACAACAAGGCAGAGGCTGAAGTCTCAATGCATGCCAACAGTTCCATCACGGGCATCACAATTCATAATGGTACGACGAGGGAATTGACGCCTCAGCAGTTTAACGTCCCAGACTTCCAGGATCTGTTGTCAGAACGCGCCCCGTACACGAGTGACCTCCTTTATATTCGAATCAACCAGACCTCGGGCGACACTACCGTGACAGAACTTCCCGTTATCAGCCAGCAGCTGGGTGATATGGAGCCGGTTCTCATTCTGGATACTTCGAGTGTCATGAGCCCAGAGGAGTTCGAATCCAAAGTGGTGAGAGGAGTCAAGCAGACTTTTGTCCTAACCATGGGCCGTCTTTTCAATCCGGATGAGAAGCCTACCATAATCCACGCTACCCGATTAAGCAATCAAGTCGCCATAGCTACCGTTGGGTTCGCAGCGTTCTGGTCTGAGGTCGTTTTGGCAGCCGGTACTGTAATCAGTCTCTTGTTGGTATACATCTACCACCGCCGACCGAACATCATGCAAAGCGATCCTGGTCCGATAAGCGCCATGTGCAGCATGGTAGCCGATGTGTTCAGTCCTTCTAATATCCTCACCGATTCGCGGTACGACTTGCATCAGTTTTCTACTCGCCAACTGCGACGCATTCTCCGAAATTCGCGCATTCACTGGCAAGACGGACCGACGGGAAAACGTCTAGAAATTCGTCCCTCCGACGATGATG CATCGCTCGTTGAAAACCTAGGCGAAAACCTCCAAGCTCGAGTCGACCCGATGCCACATTTTCTTCTCATTCCCGTCTTCATCCTCGAATTCCTACTTCTAACGGCAGTGATCGCCAGCATGGCATTGATCATTGGTTTACTCGCACGAAATGGTAAATTCCGGCACTTGACACAATCCGATTCCAGTTTTCTCCAAGTTGTTCTCTCCGTCTTACCCTCCATTGTCGCCTCTGCTGTCGGGTCCCTTTGCACCTCGATCCACCGAAATCTCAGCATTCTCGAACCGTGGGTTCATCTCCAAAGAGGAATGGCAGCAGCCCGGACCTCGTTGTCGATGAACTACTCCGCACAGAATCCTTGGGCTGTTCTGTACAAAGCCGCCAGAGATCGCCATCTGCTACTGGGCCTGGTGTCCGTTGCTTGTGTCGTCAACACCGTACTCACTGTGGTGGCTGGTGGACTATTTACCCAGAAACTGGCCACCTCCTATCTACCAACTGATCAGCTGCTGACAAACTATAGCGAGACTACCTTCTGGCGCACCGACTTTGCAGCTGATTTTACTGAGTACGATCTCATCCAATCCAGCATCACAAGCGGTGTACCAATGGTGGCCTGGACCAGCACGAACCACTCGTTTGTCCCGATCAAGATTGAAAATCCCGATCCGAATGCCGTGTACAGTGCGCACACTCTCGGAGTTGGGGCAGACTTGGATTGTCAGAAGTTGGAAATCGCGGAGAACCTTGTGGATAACCACGAAGAGGGCCGCGTGTATTGGGAATACAACCCTTTCGATTCTCCAGAAAGAAGATGCAAGGTTGACATGACCTCATTGAAAAACACCACATCCGGGATATCGTTGTCAATTCACTTCCTCTCGCCCGTGGCCGTCGATGAAACGGATCTGTGTCAAACGTCGACCGTGGTGGTCCTTGGTCGGTGGAACTACGAGCCTGGGGCTCCTGTTACCGACCATAACACCGTCGCATTGCACTGCGAACCgcggatggagatggaggagtaTTCGATCTTCTTCGACCAGAAAGGGCAGATCGAAGAGTACCATCCAATCAACTCGACTGCCATCACCAGCGGTGAAATGTACGACAACGCTACTGCCAGTGTCGGCCAGTTCAACAAGGTGTTTGCGGCCATCCCTCAAAGCTACGCGGGCAACAGCTCGACTGGAAATGGTTCCTATATTGCATCTTACGATTGGGCTGGTTTTCTGGTGGCGCGTCTTTACCAACAGCAGGAAGTTAACATGACCCGGCTCAACGCGGCGGATCTCATCGAGGTATCGCGAACAGTGTACCAGTGGGTGTATAGCACGTATTTCTCGATCTGGAGAGAAATCTACCTCCAACCACTGCAGGACCCATATCCGGCTAAGAATTCCACCGTAATCTATAGCATGTGGGCAATGGATCCATCGGTCCCATCCCTTGCTATCGCGCTGATGATCATCGCGTTCGACACGCtggtcgtcctcgtcgtcttcggTACACGCCGCGGCCGCTTCAAAGGCCCACGCATACCCCGATCAATCGGCGCCGTCATTCCATGGCTAGCCCACAGTCGGATGCTCAATGACTTCCCAGGCACATACACCTGGACCAACACCGACCGCCGCGCACACCTAGAGCGCCTGGACAAACGCTACGCATTCCGCACATTCCTCAGCCCAGACGGCCGATGGCGCTTTGCCGTCGACGAGGAGCAAGACGTTCCTCTACCgccaccacaaccaccagAAGGTGGATGGGACCCGTCGAAAGCGGGAGGCATCCAGCTCCGCGAGCTGGGCCGGGAGCCGCCAGGCCGAGAACCACCGAGCCCAGGCACTCCCACTCCcaatggacatggacataTATAA
- a CDS encoding uncharacterized protein (COG:Q;~EggNog:ENOG410PHW8;~InterPro:IPR002347,IPR036291,IPR020904;~PFAM:PF00106,PF13561,PF08659;~go_function: GO:0016491 - oxidoreductase activity [Evidence IEA];~go_process: GO:0055114 - oxidation-reduction process [Evidence IEA]), producing MDLFGLIGRTALVTGGTRGIGQQMTIALAEAGADIVLVQRNESNVETKSHIESLGRKATIYTADLSNREDVLSLVKRVLSDGHDISILLNCAGIQRRHPAYIFPDDDWDEVLQVNLSTIFTLCRDIGAYMLTRQSPDGHNNIHRGNIINVASLVSFQGGITVPAYAAAKGGVAQLTKALSNEWSARGVNVNAIAPGYVATDMNEALLRDPERAGSILARIPMGRWGVPEDFKGVTVFLASRASAYVTGEIVTVDGGWMGR from the exons ATGGACCTCTTCGGATTAATAGGCCGAACAGCCCTCGTTACTGGCGGCACTCGTGGAATCGGCCAGCAGATGACTATAGCCTTGGCTGAAGCGGGTGCTGATATTGTCCTGGTACAG CGCAACGAAAGCAACGTCGAAACAAAATCGCACATCGAGTCCCTCGGCCGCAAAGCCACAATCTACACAGCCGACCTGTCAAATAGAGAAGACGTCTTAAGCCTCGTGAAAAGAGTCCTCAGCGATGGACACGATATCTCAATTCTCCTGAACTGCGCGGGGATACAGCGTCGACATCCGGCTTATATCTTCCCCGATGATGATTGGGATGAG GTCCTCCAAGTAAACCTCTCCACAATCTTCACACTATGCCGCGACATAGGCGCATACATGCTCACCCGCCAATCCCCCGACGGCCACAACAACATCCACCGCGGAAACATAATCAACGTCGCTTCCCTCGTCTCCTTCCAAGGAGGCATCACAGTCCCCGCCTACGCAGCTGCAAAAGGTGGCGTCGCGCAGTTGACAAAAGCATTATCGAACGAGTGGTCCGCGCGCGGTGTCAATGTTAATGCCATTGCGCCCGGGTATGTCGCTACGGATATGAATGAGGCGTTGTTGAGAGATCCGGAGAGGGCAGGGAGTATTTTGGCAAGAATCCCGATGGGGCGATGGGGCGTGCCGGAGGATTTTAAAGGGGTGACGGTTTTCTTGGCGAGTCGGGCGAGTGCGTATGTTACTGGGGAGATCGTTACGGTTGATGGGGGGTGGATGGGGCGGTAG
- a CDS encoding uncharacterized protein (COG:G;~EggNog:ENOG410QDJA;~InterPro:IPR020846,IPR011701,IPR036259;~PFAM:PF07690;~TransMembrane:10 (i65-82o106-128i135-154o195-216i228-248o335-352i364-382o394-415i422-443o455-476i);~go_function: GO:0022857 - transmembrane transporter activity [Evidence IEA];~go_process: GO:0055085 - transmembrane transport [Evidence IEA]), which produces MSEQPVHSPTTEQESKSSTAHFEDSQHTIPEKTHNGDTALALFAHGDIQNEPIGPAENKRLVHKIDWMILPFLSICYAFYYIDKTTLSYAAIFGINEDLGLSGEQYSWLSSVFYFGFLVWSVPTNFLLQRFPVGKYLGVNIILWGVFLMLQAVAKNFVQLAVLRVISGAAEACSDPAFMLITSMWYTRRQQPIRIGLWYTANGAGIAIGGLLGYGIGQIKGALASWKYEFLIIGALCAAWGILITIFLPDSPVTMRYLTNREKWVAIERLRDNQTGVENKHLKWAQVWEALTDWKVWTFLLLGLSGNIPNGGISNFGTLIIQGFGFSTLVTTLMQIPYGTLIAILILLAVFLNDRLPPNNRCYVTILFLLPNVAGSFGLAYLPESNKIGRLICYYLTGSYNASFVLILSILTANIAGHTKKVVTNAMIFLGVCAGNIAGPFFYKDSQAPRYPLGIWSMIVANSIEIALVLMLRIALALENQRRDRVQAEQGRRDLDETAFSDLTDKENLNFRYIY; this is translated from the exons ATGTCAGAACAACCAGTACATTCTCCTACCACGGAACAAGAGAGCAAGTCATCGACGGCGCATTTTGAGGACTCTCAGCATACCATCCCCGAGAAAACGCACAACGGCGATACTGCACTCGCACTCTTTGCCCATGGAGATATTCAGAATGAACCCATCGGTCCAGCAGAGAACAAGAGACTGGTGCACAAGATAGATTGGATGATTTTGCCTTTCTTATCAATCTGTTACGCATTCTACTAC ATTGACAAAACCACACTCTCCTACGCGGCTATCTTCGGCATCAACGAAGACCTAGGTCTCTCCGGTGAGCAATATTCCTGGCTATCGAGTGTGTTCTACTTCGGATTCCTGGTTTGGAGCGTACCGACAAACTTTCTCCTCCAGCGGTTTCCGGTTGGAAAATACCTGGGTGTGAACATTATTCTCTGGGGAGTCTTTTTGATGCTTCAAG CTGTTGCAAAAAACTTCGTCCAACTCGCCGTCCTCCGTGTTATTTCCGGCGCCGCAGAAGCATGCAGTGACCCAGCCTTCATGCTCATCACGAGCATGTGGTACACTCGTCGACAACAACCTATCCGAATCGGTCTGTGGTATACTGCTAACGGTGCTGGTATTGCTATCGGTGGCTTGCTAGGTTACGGCATCGGACAGATCAAGGGTGCTCTCGCTTCATGGAAGTATGAATTTCTGATAATCGGCGCACTCTGCGCTGCTTGGGGTATTCTGATTACTATATTCCTGCCGGACTCGCCTGTTACGATGCGGTACTTAACTAACAGGGAGAAATGGGTTGCTATCGAGCGGTTGCGAGATAATCAGACTGGTGTTGAGAACAAGCATCTCAAATGGGCGCAAGTCTGGGAGGCATTGACAGACTGGAAGGTTTGGACGTTCCTATTACTGGGACTGTCAGGCAACATACCCAACGGGGGTATCTCGAACTTCGGAACATTGATCATTCAAGGCTTTGGCTTCTCCACCC TGGTCACAACCCTCATGCAAATCCCCTATGGCACACTAATCGCCATCCTGATCCTCCTTGCCGTCTTCCTCAACGACCGCCTCCCACCAAATAACCGCTGCTACGTGAcaatcctcttcctcctcccgaACGTCGCCGGTTCATTCGGTCTCGCGTACCTCCCGGAAAGCAACAAGATTGGCCGATTGATCTGTTACTACCTCACGGGCTCGTATAATGCCTCTTTCGTGCTCATCCTCTCCATTCTGACTGCAAATATTGCCGGTCATACGAAGAAAGTCGTTACGAACGCTATGATCTTCCTAGGTGTTTGTGCGGGTAATATCGCAGGACCGTTCTTTTACAAAGATAGCCAGGCACCGCGGTACCCGTTGGGGATCTGGTCGATGATCGTGGCAAATTCTATTGAAATTGCCCTGGTGCTCATGTTAAGGATTGCGCTGGCGTTGGAGAATCAAAGACGGGATCGGGTGCAGGCTGAGCAGGGACGGAGAGACCTGGATGAGACGGCATTTAGTGATCTGACGGATAAGGAGAATCTCAACTTCCGGTATATTTACTAG